The Salvelinus fontinalis isolate EN_2023a chromosome 31, ASM2944872v1, whole genome shotgun sequence genome has a window encoding:
- the LOC129830249 gene encoding ERBB receptor feedback inhibitor 1-like, with the protein MSVRSSLPSPSLCHSMARNKAYWGQPHCTNSLCFSLDADDAMEHNLREHHQHHTVSQGFDYKMPQPHHPLYSSSHPLTSHSTMPRPPEGDQVVPSFQRLSVYEQGPSCGPKPLPPLPDPEDNSSDEATDSEVEFFIDERRHLLPQRCSTKALALHYGATGRRSFRGCGQVNYAYLEGPPGASGSANGGAQSGTQEQQAQFGGQIGPGAVVVAARDISSKQLDRPQKSKLRRSHSGPASSFKPSGLRQSCHLHHHHHGSYRGHPQLDKPEVPPRIPIPPRPSKTANCHRWSVAEDQDKPPKVPPREPIAPPCGSCCSPSPKSLPIYVNGVMPPTQSFAPNPKYVSKVLQRPQKQHRDGTTGPLVGPRSPCIVPIMEDGRKASATHYFLLPRRPSYMDRLERFLREKEADGVQQHSQLRVGLPEQAETPCHHIELQHCGKLED; encoded by the exons ATGTCTGTTAGGAGCAGCCTGCCTTCCCCCAGTCTCTGTCACAGCATGGCCCGAAACAAGGCATACTGGGGACAGCCACATTGCACAAACAG CCTGTGCTTTAGCCTGGATGCTGACGACGCAATGGAACACAACTTGAGAGAGCATCACCAACACCACACAGTGTCCCAGGGCTTTGACT ACAAGATGCCCCAGCCCCACCATCCACTGTACTCTAGCAGCCATCCCTTGACCTCTCACTCCACTATGCCCCGCCCTCCTGAGGGGGACCAGGTGGTCCCCTCCTTCCAGAGACTATCAGTTTACGAGCAGGGTCCGTCCTGCGGCCCCAAGCCCCTGccccctctccctgacccagaggATAACTCCTCAGATGAGGCGACGGACAGCGAGGTGGAATTCTTCATCGACGAGAGGCGACACCTACTCCCCCAGCGCTGCTCCACGAAGGCCCTGGCCCTCCACTATGGAGCCACCGGACGACGCAGCTTCAGGGGCTGTGGCCAGGTCAACTATGCCTACCTTGAGGGGCCCCCCGGGGCTAGCGGCTCGGCTAATGGTGGAGCCCAAAGTGGAACCCAGGAGCAGCAGGCTCAGTTTGGGGGACAGATAGGGCCAGGGGCCGTGGTGGTAGCGGCGAGGGACATCTCTAGCAAGCAACTCGATCGGCCCCAAAAGTCCAAGCTGCGGCGCTCCCACTCGGGCCCTGCAAGCTCCTTCAAGCCCTCTGGCCTGCGCCAGTCATGccaccttcaccaccaccaccatggcaGCTACAGGGGCCACCCCCAGCTGGACAAGCCTGAAGTTCCTCCCCGCATCCCCATCCCCCCACGCCCCTCCAAGACTGCCAACTGCCACCGTTGGTCTGTCGCCGAGGACCAAGACAAGCCTCCCAAAGTCCCTCCCAGGGAACCGATAGCGCCCCCTTGTGGCTCCTGTTGCTCCCCTAGTCCCAAGAGCCTCCCTATATACGTGAATGGGGTGATGCCCCCTACGCAGAGTTTCGCCCCCAACCCCAAATATGTCAGCAAGGTCCTCCAGAGGCCACAAAAGCAGCATAGGGATGGGACCACTGGGCCCTTGGTGGGCCCACGCTCCCCCTGTATCGTGCCCATCATGGAGGATGGGAGGAAAGCCAGCGCCACGCACTATTTCCTCCTACCCCGGCGGCCATCCTACATGGACAGGTTAGAAAGGTTCTTGAGGGAGAAGGAGGCAGATGGTGTCCAGCAACACTCCCAGCTCAGGGTGGGGTTGCCAGAACAGGCAGAAACCCCCTGTCATCATATAGAGCTTCAGCATTGCGGGAAGCTTGAAGACTGA